Proteins from a single region of Syngnathus typhle isolate RoL2023-S1 ecotype Sweden linkage group LG10, RoL_Styp_1.0, whole genome shotgun sequence:
- the dedd1 gene encoding death effector domain-containing 1, translating into MASSALRHSLDWDETECLRFYGLLSLHEVFKVVGSQLTETDIDVLSFLLSETCASVHPLDPTGWTVKPDEDDPLGPGEAPSPELLAAWRRMQSRVSPWPAVACFKPRNGLELLLELERRGYMSEGNLEPLLHLLRVLTRHDLLSLVSHKRRRTVSPERTDKRCRVEPRQLLCTSGHRSPSYRQAEMSLPPSTQHVRTDSDPMATGGFVPRQRRRKRGHGWSCKPKKTSRPCQRLPLPPPPQKASCNIRLRVRAEYLEHEAALRNGVSSDKRQPLERQFELFRQADSLLRARDLGAVVCDIKFTELDNLEAFWVDYLSGALLEALKGVFITDSLREAAGSEGVRLLISVDQDDYEEGRRLLRAGGAPLVVDKDDRRGM; encoded by the exons ATGGCCAGCTCCGCGCTGAGGCATTCACTCGACTGGGATGAAACAGAATGTCTCAGGTTTTACGGGTTGCTGTCCCTCCACGAGGTCTTCAAAGTTGTCGGCTCTCAGCTGACAGAAACCGACATCGACGTGCTCTCCTTCCTTTTGAGTGAAACCTGCGCTTCCGTTCATCCCTTGGACCCCACTGGCTGGACGGTGAAGCCTGACGAAGACGACCCGCTCGGCCCTGGCGAGGCCCCGAGTCCCGAGCTCCTGGCGGCCTGGAGGCGCATGCAGTCGCGGGTCTCCCCGTGGCCTGCGGTGGCTTGCTTCAAGCCCAGGAATGGCTTGGAATTATTGCTGGAGCTGGAGAGGCGAGGGTATATGAGCGAAGGCAACCTGGAGCCGCTCTTGCACCTTCTCAGAGTCCTCACCCGACATGACTTGCTGTCTCTTGTGTCCCACAAGAGGAGAAGAACTG TCTCTCCAGAGAGAACTGACAAGCGATGCAGGGTGGAACCCAGACAGTTGCTGTGCACCTCTGGCCATAGGTCGCCTTCCTACAGACAAGCAGAAATGTCTCTTCCTCCCTCCACACAGCACGTGAGAACAG ATTCCGACCCCATGGCGACCGGAGGATTCGTGCCGAGgcagagaagaagaaagagaGGGCACGGCTGGAGTTGCAAGCCCAAGAAGACCAGCAGGCCGTGCCAGCGACTgccactgccgccgccgcctcaaAAAGCGTCATGCA ACATCCGCCTGAGGGTGCGGGCCGAGTACCTGGAGCACGAGGCAGCGCTGCGCAATGGCGTGTCTTCGGACAAGCGGCAACCTCTGGAGCGCCAGTTCGAGCTGTTTCGGCAGGCTGACTCGCTGCTACGCGCCCGCGACCTGGGCGCTGTGGTGTGCGACATCAAGTTCACCGAGCTTGACAACCTGGAAGCCTTCTGGGTGGACTACCTAAGCGGGGCGCTGCTGGAGGCCCTCAAGGGGGTCTTCATCACCGACTCGCTGAGGGAGGCGGCGGGCTCCGAGGGCGTGCGGCTGCTCATCAGCGTAGACCAGGATGACTACGAGGAAGGCCGCCGGCTACTGAGGGCCGGCGGGGCGCCACTGGTGGTGGACAAAGACGATCGCCGAGGGATGTAG